Proteins co-encoded in one Pseudomonas beijingensis genomic window:
- a CDS encoding phage tail protein I, with product MSDFAVLPSLLPANSSPLERALDLGFTKLLDRVQPPFPELMNPSETPSAFLPYLAADRGVSEWNAGASELEKRLTVSLSWQIQRQAGTRQALNHAVESLGFTPHVTAWYEQQPRAHPYTFDVQAIIGQDWSSGDHNRLIQRINAAKSERDQATITLVHQTRGGLAAAAVLHGPLTDGELFLCGALPLLDLGARLIGIGISQRYTINDYDLRAQS from the coding sequence ATGAGTGATTTCGCTGTGTTGCCGAGTCTGCTGCCGGCCAACAGTTCACCCCTGGAAAGGGCACTGGATCTGGGTTTCACCAAGCTGCTCGATCGCGTTCAGCCGCCGTTCCCCGAATTGATGAACCCGAGTGAGACGCCGTCCGCATTCTTGCCTTATCTGGCGGCGGATCGGGGCGTCAGTGAGTGGAATGCGGGAGCCAGTGAACTGGAAAAACGCCTGACCGTTTCATTGTCCTGGCAGATCCAGCGCCAGGCGGGCACCCGTCAAGCCTTGAACCACGCCGTTGAATCACTGGGGTTCACGCCTCACGTCACCGCTTGGTACGAGCAGCAACCTCGTGCCCACCCTTACACCTTTGATGTACAGGCGATCATTGGCCAGGACTGGTCCAGTGGCGATCACAATCGCTTGATTCAGCGGATCAATGCAGCCAAGAGCGAGCGCGACCAGGCCACCATCACCCTCGTGCATCAAACCCGCGGTGGCCTGGCAGCGGCGGCAGTTTTGCACGGGCCGCTGACTGACGGTGAGCTGTTTTTGTGCGGGGCACTGCCGCTACTCGATCTCGGTGCGCGGCTTATCGGCATTGGGATTTCCCAACGCTACACCATTAACGATTACGACCTCAGGGCGCAGTCATGA
- a CDS encoding tail fiber assembly protein has translation MSDLSNNDTPEIPLAVPSREIEWAAIRTRRNQLLRDTDFTQLPDFPATETQLAEIKAYRQALRDIPETDAEPSRLLWPVLPDFIK, from the coding sequence ATGTCTGATCTGTCCAACAATGACACACCCGAAATTCCACTTGCCGTACCGTCGCGTGAAATCGAATGGGCCGCCATCCGCACGCGTCGCAACCAACTTCTGCGAGACACGGATTTCACCCAACTACCGGACTTCCCAGCAACAGAAACTCAGCTTGCCGAGATCAAGGCTTATCGCCAGGCCTTGCGAGATATCCCCGAAACGGATGCGGAGCCGTCCAGGCTGCTCTGGCCTGTACTGCCAGATTTCATCAAGTAG
- a CDS encoding phage tail protein, with product MAEVLNFEHNGITVNATESPEAMGGLGDNVIGLVGTAPNANPLIPKNTPFRINSFTTQAQLDPTGAEAGTLFQAVYQILKVVKVPVYVVIVEEGATPADTQNNVIGGIEAQTGRKLGLAALSGVAEDLTIIGAPGFTGTKAVASEFASFGKRIKARVVLDGKDASVADQVTYSQELGGADLGFDRCLVVHNMPAVYSKAAKKNVFLAPSSLAIAALAKVKQWESPGNQVTFAEDVSRTVEYNILDTSTEGDLLNRYGVSYYARTILGGFSLLGNRSVTGKFISYVGLEDAISRKLVKAGQKAMAKNLTKSFMDQEVKRINDWLQTLVADETIPGGSVYLHPELNSVEKYKNGTWYVVIDYGRYAPNEHMIYQLNARDEIIEQFLEDVL from the coding sequence ATGGCTGAGGTTTTGAACTTCGAGCACAACGGCATTACCGTCAATGCCACTGAATCTCCCGAGGCCATGGGTGGCCTGGGTGACAACGTCATCGGGCTGGTCGGCACCGCGCCGAATGCCAACCCGCTGATCCCGAAAAACACCCCGTTCCGTATCAACAGCTTCACCACCCAGGCCCAGTTGGACCCGACCGGTGCCGAGGCGGGTACGCTGTTCCAGGCGGTCTACCAGATCCTCAAAGTGGTCAAGGTGCCGGTCTACGTCGTCATCGTCGAAGAGGGCGCGACCCCGGCCGACACCCAGAACAATGTGATCGGCGGTATCGAAGCGCAGACCGGTCGTAAGTTGGGCTTGGCGGCGTTGAGTGGGGTGGCCGAGGACCTGACCATCATCGGCGCGCCGGGCTTCACCGGCACCAAGGCGGTGGCCAGCGAGTTCGCCTCGTTCGGCAAGCGCATCAAGGCGCGTGTGGTGCTCGATGGCAAGGACGCCTCGGTCGCCGATCAAGTGACTTACAGCCAGGAACTGGGCGGTGCGGACCTCGGTTTCGACCGTTGCCTGGTGGTGCACAACATGCCGGCGGTGTACTCCAAGGCGGCGAAGAAAAACGTCTTCCTCGCGCCGTCGAGCCTGGCTATCGCCGCGCTGGCCAAGGTCAAGCAATGGGAGAGTCCGGGCAACCAGGTGACCTTCGCCGAAGACGTCTCGCGCACGGTCGAATACAACATCCTCGACACCTCCACCGAAGGCGATCTGCTCAACCGCTACGGCGTCAGCTACTACGCCCGGACCATCCTCGGCGGCTTCTCGTTGTTGGGTAACCGCTCCGTCACCGGCAAGTTCATCAGCTACGTCGGCCTGGAAGATGCCATCAGCCGCAAGCTGGTGAAGGCCGGCCAGAAAGCCATGGCCAAGAACCTGACCAAATCGTTCATGGACCAGGAGGTCAAGCGCATCAACGACTGGCTGCAAACCCTGGTGGCCGACGAAACCATTCCCGGCGGCAGCGTGTACCTGCACCCGGAATTGAACAGCGTCGAGAAGTACAAGAACGGCACCTGGTACGTGGTCATCGACTACGGCCGCTACGCGCCGAACGAACACATGATTTATCAACTCAATGCCCGCGATGAAATCATCGAGCAGTTCCTGGAGGACGTTCTCTAA
- a CDS encoding phage major tail tube protein, with amino-acid sequence MFTNRVRQAIAATLQGLPLSATVEDFTPPKIEFEMEEMRGGRFIGEEMAKGGKVLTAKLTLQGLGPEVMLALGVTVGDDILLNVREAGQDQDGNTWFTYHTVGGKLKFLEETTLKMGEKPKTILDLSCRTYNRLENGVPVIDIDVRTQKFVLNGVDILGDARRAVLLP; translated from the coding sequence ATGTTTACCAACCGCGTAAGACAGGCCATCGCGGCCACTCTGCAAGGCCTGCCGTTGTCGGCGACCGTGGAAGATTTCACCCCGCCGAAGATCGAATTCGAGATGGAAGAGATGCGTGGCGGCCGTTTCATTGGCGAGGAAATGGCCAAGGGCGGCAAAGTGCTGACAGCCAAGCTGACGCTGCAAGGTCTTGGTCCGGAAGTCATGCTGGCATTGGGCGTGACGGTGGGCGACGACATTCTGCTGAACGTGCGTGAAGCCGGCCAGGATCAGGACGGCAACACCTGGTTCACCTACCACACGGTGGGCGGCAAGTTGAAATTCCTCGAGGAGACCACGCTGAAAATGGGCGAGAAGCCCAAGACCATTCTTGATCTGTCCTGCCGCACCTACAACCGCCTGGAAAACGGCGTTCCGGTGATCGACATCGACGTGCGCACCCAGAAGTTCGTGCTCAACGGCGTCGACATCCTCGGTGATGCGCGTCGTGCGGTGTTGTTGCCCTAA
- a CDS encoding phage tail assembly protein — protein sequence MSWMPPTHELLSPITGDDGSQIEQLSLKPLYYAAQKDALARAGDDEDDQFFELAKLATGLSVKELDQLKRPDYVSIAQYVHEMSTRPASHFLESVDGAAADPDQVPLLQPLDVAGRSMTSLTLEMPVLRATKAMKKLKTAKERAEFITAHCTGLMIPDLDRLTVPDWTQLQVRIDDFLNKPADFFRSATSK from the coding sequence ATGTCCTGGATGCCTCCTACCCATGAGCTGTTGTCGCCGATCACCGGTGACGACGGCTCGCAGATCGAGCAACTCTCACTCAAGCCGCTGTACTACGCTGCGCAGAAAGACGCCCTGGCCCGCGCTGGCGATGACGAAGACGACCAGTTCTTCGAACTGGCCAAACTGGCCACCGGCCTGTCGGTCAAGGAACTCGACCAACTCAAGCGCCCGGATTACGTGAGCATTGCGCAATACGTGCATGAAATGTCCACCCGCCCGGCGTCGCACTTTCTGGAATCGGTGGACGGCGCAGCGGCCGATCCCGACCAGGTGCCGCTGCTGCAACCGCTCGACGTCGCGGGCCGCAGCATGACTTCGCTGACCCTGGAAATGCCGGTGCTGCGCGCCACCAAGGCGATGAAAAAACTGAAGACGGCCAAGGAACGCGCCGAGTTCATCACCGCCCATTGCACCGGCCTGATGATCCCCGATCTCGATCGGCTGACCGTGCCCGACTGGACCCAGTTGCAGGTACGCATCGACGATTTTTTAAACAAACCGGCGGACTTCTTTCGGAGCGCGACATCGAAGTGA
- a CDS encoding phage tail tape measure protein: MADDRYSLKYTAFDERGLAFGDTSLTSGVSAQGAFARDQLASLDLALETLGLKLGLLTTAIESLTVKLSAQRLFSQTMGADAKGESANKPKAKSGGGIEPPALLKPAIAMDSAMADLKKATQFGPRQIQQVAEATQQIAAAPLVAAGGTTAVEVVKMQSLAARKGIGSDVHDASERQLVLSNFASDAGVTAAAFEMPAMKAAEMLAEWRISMKLSGAQAFDLADAANQLGKLPNGAKAAEIGAVLQSDGAAATTAGLAPAQAAALTAALLNTGAKQAEAGLALDSFTTALSKGDQASVTEQTAWKQLGLAPTAVAGGLRDKDTAPGTVMTVLAALNAQPADKRSALAATLFGNGDEAVLRMAQKLPDVNAAFLQVKDPGQYATSQLGNDGSVRQDALALSKTQQGQLNILNARSERLSVATGNALMPSADTSFQWLGSLADCMSEFG, translated from the coding sequence ATGGCAGACGATAGATATTCGCTCAAATACACAGCCTTCGATGAGCGTGGGTTGGCGTTCGGTGATACCAGCCTCACCAGTGGCGTGTCGGCGCAAGGTGCGTTCGCCAGGGATCAACTGGCGAGCCTCGATCTGGCGCTGGAAACACTCGGGCTCAAGCTCGGACTGCTGACCACGGCGATCGAGTCGCTGACCGTGAAGCTGTCGGCGCAACGATTGTTCTCCCAAACGATGGGCGCCGACGCCAAGGGTGAGTCGGCCAATAAGCCCAAGGCTAAGTCGGGCGGTGGTATCGAACCACCGGCGCTGCTCAAACCCGCGATAGCGATGGATTCGGCCATGGCCGATCTGAAAAAGGCCACCCAATTTGGGCCGCGCCAGATTCAACAGGTGGCTGAGGCAACCCAGCAGATCGCCGCCGCTCCGCTGGTGGCGGCCGGGGGCACCACGGCGGTTGAAGTGGTGAAGATGCAAAGCCTGGCGGCCAGGAAAGGCATCGGTAGCGATGTGCACGATGCCTCGGAGCGACAGCTAGTCCTGTCGAATTTCGCCTCGGATGCTGGCGTCACCGCGGCGGCGTTCGAGATGCCGGCCATGAAGGCCGCCGAAATGCTGGCCGAATGGCGCATCTCCATGAAGCTCAGCGGCGCCCAAGCCTTTGACTTGGCGGATGCCGCCAACCAGTTGGGCAAATTACCCAATGGTGCGAAAGCGGCTGAGATCGGTGCGGTCTTGCAGAGTGACGGTGCGGCGGCGACGACGGCAGGCCTGGCCCCTGCGCAAGCCGCCGCGTTGACGGCGGCATTGCTCAATACCGGGGCCAAGCAAGCTGAAGCCGGCTTGGCACTGGATAGCTTCACGACGGCCCTTAGTAAGGGGGACCAGGCCTCCGTCACCGAACAAACGGCCTGGAAACAGCTGGGCCTGGCGCCCACGGCGGTGGCGGGCGGCTTGCGTGACAAGGACACGGCGCCTGGCACGGTGATGACGGTGCTGGCGGCCTTGAATGCGCAACCGGCCGACAAGCGCTCGGCCCTTGCCGCCACGTTATTCGGCAACGGCGATGAGGCGGTGTTGCGCATGGCGCAGAAACTGCCCGATGTGAACGCCGCCTTCTTGCAGGTGAAAGACCCAGGCCAGTACGCCACTTCACAATTGGGCAACGACGGCTCGGTGCGGCAGGACGCGTTGGCGCTGTCGAAAACCCAGCAAGGCCAGCTGAACATCCTCAACGCCCGCAGCGAGCGTTTGTCGGTGGCCACGGGCAATGCCTTGATGCCTTCGGCGGATACCTCGTTCCAGTGGCTGGGTTCGCTGGCCGATTGCATGAGTGAGTTTGGCTGA
- a CDS encoding glycine zipper domain-containing protein, with protein MMGAGLGAAGGGWAGAAAGSAAGAALGSVVPVLGTAIGGVIGGLLGGWLGSDAGASLGEKLVAPADRLAAPDQVSKDLASTQATTQQNTMTANIYINGQDQASASQLANLVVQQLSGQFGLTTMPNSLAMRSDAALTDGGT; from the coding sequence ATGATGGGCGCAGGCCTGGGAGCCGCCGGTGGTGGCTGGGCAGGTGCTGCTGCGGGGTCTGCGGCCGGTGCCGCTTTGGGGAGTGTCGTTCCGGTGCTCGGCACTGCCATTGGTGGTGTGATTGGCGGACTGCTGGGCGGCTGGTTGGGGAGCGATGCCGGCGCGTCTCTGGGTGAAAAACTCGTTGCCCCCGCTGACAGACTCGCCGCTCCAGACCAGGTCAGCAAAGACCTGGCCAGCACCCAGGCAACCACACAGCAAAACACCATGACCGCAAACATCTACATCAACGGCCAGGACCAGGCCAGCGCGAGTCAGTTGGCCAACCTGGTGGTGCAGCAGCTCTCGGGCCAATTCGGCTTAACGACCATGCCCAACTCACTGGCCATGCGCAGTGATGCGGCCCTGACCGACGGAGGTACGTGA
- a CDS encoding phage tail protein, producing the protein MRQQMALGSFIFGLSRNFAYHQLVYTSDGGWKSIDILTSKPKSSQIGQGLQGLTITGKSMYATAMDRLDELRALQAQRVPLPLVDGIGRNWGLWQINKVTETQTEIIDDGTAMVVGWVVELMEFANA; encoded by the coding sequence ATGCGTCAACAAATGGCCCTCGGCAGCTTCATCTTTGGCCTGTCGAGAAATTTTGCGTACCACCAACTGGTGTATACGTCGGACGGTGGCTGGAAAAGCATCGACATTCTCACCAGCAAACCCAAGTCCAGCCAGATCGGCCAAGGCCTGCAAGGGCTGACGATCACGGGCAAGTCGATGTATGCGACCGCCATGGATCGTCTCGATGAGTTGCGCGCTTTGCAGGCGCAGCGCGTCCCGCTGCCGTTGGTCGATGGCATCGGCCGCAACTGGGGCCTGTGGCAGATCAACAAGGTCACGGAAACCCAGACCGAAATCATTGATGACGGCACGGCGATGGTGGTCGGCTGGGTGGTTGAATTGATGGAGTTCGCCAATGCGTAG
- a CDS encoding tail protein X, with amino-acid sequence MRRVRSIAGDSVNLLLYRELERCDDIVEEALWRLNPGLAEWGPVLPAGVWVVLPEVDLKPVATPPVSAWD; translated from the coding sequence ATGCGTAGGGTTCGAAGTATCGCCGGTGATTCGGTGAATCTGTTGCTGTACCGCGAGCTGGAGCGTTGCGACGACATCGTCGAGGAAGCGCTCTGGCGGCTCAATCCGGGGTTAGCTGAATGGGGCCCGGTATTGCCGGCGGGCGTGTGGGTGGTCTTGCCGGAAGTGGACCTCAAGCCCGTGGCAACCCCACCGGTTTCGGCCTGGGATTAA
- a CDS encoding contractile injection system protein, VgrG/Pvc8 family, producing MSLGFTPAVEIYGANAALLNERLLSWTHVDAAGIESDQLTLTISLDGLEGLPSFGGKIGLRVGYLESGLVDKGEFVITRRTPTLFPLNLTLVAMAAPFSAADQTGFKQRRSVSHGPTTLGALFRQLTSRHGFSPRVAPDLSLIKIEHIDQTNETDMGFLTRLAHRYDAVAKPINELYVLARRGQVKSLSGKVLPEMKLSVTTNNRPGDHAFISAKFDETARAKYQGCKTRWWDAAAGKLQVEESGIAPFKTLRQRFQSADDARAAGEGEVRRMLREALKVTIECPGNPGLSAEGIVLLDPTWPDFMRGRWSIDKVTASGDREKSYRCLIHATCLDAKA from the coding sequence ATGTCATTGGGTTTCACGCCAGCGGTGGAAATTTATGGCGCGAACGCCGCGCTGCTCAACGAACGATTGCTCAGTTGGACACACGTCGACGCGGCGGGGATCGAGTCCGATCAGTTGACGCTCACCATCAGCCTGGACGGGCTTGAAGGATTGCCCAGTTTCGGTGGGAAAATCGGTCTGCGGGTCGGTTACCTGGAGTCGGGGCTGGTGGACAAAGGCGAGTTCGTCATTACCCGGCGCACGCCAACGCTGTTTCCCTTGAATCTCACACTAGTGGCCATGGCGGCCCCGTTCAGCGCGGCTGACCAGACCGGGTTCAAGCAGCGTCGATCCGTCAGCCATGGCCCGACGACCCTGGGTGCGCTGTTTCGTCAGTTGACCTCCAGGCACGGGTTTTCACCCCGTGTGGCGCCGGACCTGTCGCTGATCAAAATCGAGCACATCGACCAGACCAACGAGACCGACATGGGGTTCCTGACGCGCTTGGCTCACCGTTATGACGCCGTCGCCAAGCCGATCAACGAGCTGTATGTGCTGGCCCGGCGCGGCCAGGTGAAGTCTCTATCGGGCAAGGTCCTGCCCGAGATGAAACTGTCGGTGACGACCAACAATCGCCCGGGCGACCACGCCTTCATTTCGGCCAAGTTTGATGAAACCGCCCGGGCCAAGTACCAGGGCTGCAAGACCCGGTGGTGGGATGCGGCGGCCGGCAAGCTGCAGGTCGAGGAGAGCGGCATCGCGCCGTTCAAGACCCTGCGCCAGCGCTTCCAGAGCGCCGACGACGCCCGCGCTGCCGGCGAAGGAGAGGTGCGCCGGATGCTGCGCGAAGCACTCAAGGTGACCATCGAATGCCCTGGCAACCCTGGACTGTCCGCCGAGGGCATCGTACTGCTGGACCCCACCTGGCCGGATTTCATGCGCGGTCGCTGGTCGATCGACAAGGTCACCGCCAGTGGCGACCGGGAAAAAAGCTACCGCTGCCTGATTCATGCAACCTGCCTGGATGCCAAAGCCTGA
- a CDS encoding cell wall hydrolase encodes MTAIEKDCDILARTLWGEARGEGLSGQIAVAWTIRNRVFDGNARSWWGEGYVGVCLKPYQFSCWNKSDPNFPYLSGAKEIPSKQFAQAKRAADLVISGAEPDITGGATHYYASTMLKPPVWAEQAKQTLRLGNHIFFKDVP; translated from the coding sequence ATGACTGCAATCGAAAAGGACTGCGACATCCTCGCCCGAACCCTGTGGGGTGAGGCTCGCGGCGAAGGATTGTCCGGCCAGATAGCCGTGGCCTGGACCATCCGTAACCGCGTGTTCGACGGTAACGCCAGATCCTGGTGGGGTGAAGGCTATGTCGGTGTCTGCCTGAAGCCCTATCAGTTCAGTTGCTGGAACAAAAGCGACCCGAACTTCCCGTACCTGAGTGGAGCAAAGGAAATCCCGTCGAAGCAGTTCGCCCAGGCGAAGCGGGCGGCTGACCTGGTGATCTCCGGCGCAGAGCCTGACATCACAGGCGGGGCCACCCACTACTACGCGAGCACGATGCTCAAGCCACCGGTCTGGGCCGAGCAGGCGAAACAGACCTTGCGCCTGGGCAATCACATCTTCTTCAAGGACGTGCCATGA